The DNA region CCGACCCAGGATCGAGGTATCAATGGACAGGATGACGTCGATCGAGACTTGACAAAAGCCAACAACGAGTCGTGCTGTGCTCGTTTGAGGCTGGGTGGTGTCGTGGTGGGCCTTTTCTTGTTCGTTGGTTGCTCAGTCGCCTTGTTCTGGAACGAAGGTCGGTCCGTCCGACGCGACAAAGACCTGAACGACGGGAAAAACGTGGTGGTGGAAACGACTCTCCAGGATTTTGGCAATCGTACGGCGGCCACCGAACGTTTCCAAAACAAGCTGATACATATCACTGGTCCGCTCACCGCGAATACGACCTTGACGGATCCCGTCTTTGGCGTATCCTCACTCGGTGCGGCTGGTGCCAGTACTCCGGAGGGGGCGGCTCTGAAACTACGCCGCTCCGTCGATATGTTGCAATGGAGCGAACAAAGTACCACCAATTCAAACTCGGACGGTAAGGGTTCACAACGGACTACCTACAGCTACAGCTCCGTCTGGTCCAACACCCTCATTGATTCGTCTCGTTTTCAACGCCGACAAACTCCGGAAAATCCCAAGTCATTTCCGTTCGAAAGTTGGCAAGCTTCCGCTGATCCAATCCTGTTGGGCAATCGCATTCCATTGTCCTCTGCTGTTGCCAATCGCGTTAACTGGTACACCAATCCTACTACTGGTGTCGACTTTTTACCGTCCATTGCGAGTCTTCCGATTGATTCAACCAAACGGCAGCGACTCGAAGTACTGAATGACCAGCATTTTGGCAAGAAAGGATACTTCTACCATAATCTCAATCTTGTGAGTTCATCAAATCCAGAGATCGGAGATTGTCGAATCGCTTTTGAAATTGTCCAACCAGACACGGTCAGTATCGTCGCCTTTTACGCTACCCCCGGTCAAACTCTCAATCCGTACAGCACTGACCGCGGCGGGACAATTTTATTTCTGAAACGGGGAACCTTTTCGGCAGCCGAAATGTTTGCCGAAGCAGAGGCGGAGAATAAGCAGCTCACTTGGTTAATCCGTGTCCTCGGATTTGTCGGCATGTTCGTCTCAGTGTTACTCATCTTGCAACCCGTCGCAAACTTTATCGAGATCCTACCCTGCGGTGTGGGTGATTTTATGGCAGGCACCATGAAATGCTGTGTATTTCCCACTGTTGCGTTCATCATTACCTTTCCATTATCTTTGCTGATTATAAGTCTCGCGTGGGTAGTGTACCGACCGGCGATTGCCATTCCGGTGGCGGTGGCAGCATTCGGGTTCTTGGTGTACGGATGTCGACAGAGCCGACGCAAGAGGAACAAGCTTCAGGCTCAACAAGAGCAACAAACATCTTCGACACACATCGATAACTATGACTTGCACTTGTCGCAGGGACAGCAGGCCACTTCAGTGCATATTGGTATCgaaccagcaacaaaagcagaACCAGATGTGATCCTGTACGAGCCGTACAAACCCGATTGGTCCAAATAATGAGGCTATTTACAGCTATCCTGTGAGACTCAGATTACGGCGAAAGAAGTGTGTGTGGACTTTGCTAGTGTAGCCTTGATTAACGGTAATTGTAAATTGATAAGCAAGTTCTGAGCTAACTTTTCGTGACACGAACATAGAAGGTCCAGCTCCAACGAGAAGGCCCAGCTTCTTTGCCTTTGGTCTAGGTACATACCGGAAAATACATTTTGCAGGTTTCCTCTCTTTCCTTGATAGTTTGAAATAGAAATCCAGATTTACAAAATACGACGAAAGTCATAATCGCCATCTCTCGCCTCCTCTTTAGAGCTTTGCTTTCTTCCTTCCATAATTTGCTCGGTTTATCGAGCTCTTTCCAAAGGCTGGTATCGTACGATACGTGCTCACCAATTGCATCATTAGTCGCTTTCTCTTGCGGTACCCGTCCTTTGGGGTAGTCTCGAAAATGTCGCTGCAAATCACCCTGCTTGGAAAGCGACTGGGACAATTGCAAGAATTGGTCCCGGTCTAGCTGCTGCGCGGTAGAATCCATGGAAACGTCGAGGACTGAAGATTTGCAGTGAATCGAATTCCTTGTTGTCAGCGATGCCGTTGTCAATGTCGTTCGTTATCGTTCACGATAACCACGAAGAAGTGAAGCATCACAACCCAATTGTAGCATTGATAGTAAGGTCAGCGGTAAGATCCAGAAGATTGGAAGACCATGGAGTTCGAATCTATCGTATCTGAAACAAGGCACTCTGGATGGATGAGTCTTGACCGTTTGGAGAAGACATCAGCAAGTACACCCCGGGAATAATCACACCTTCGAATCGGTCTCCTCTTCAAATGCTTGGTTCAGCACGATTATGTACGACTGTCTTAAGATTCGCAGACGAATCAATCTTTGTTCCGAGCTGAATAGGACCCGTGCGCTCGCAAACTTGCCAAAAGTCTGTGTCTACAGGAGAGTAAGCGGCAGCGTTATCTGGAAGGACTAGCTAGAAAAGACTGACGCACTTGGTGCCAATCGTGttttttggtcgttgttgttcCTGGAGCATC from Phaeodactylum tricornutum CCAP 1055/1 chromosome 23, whole genome shotgun sequence includes:
- a CDS encoding predicted protein (contains conserved domain of unknown function; unknownn membrane protein) yields the protein MPDEELGAFPTQDRGINGQDDVDRDLTKANNESCCARLRLGGVVVGLFLFVGCSVALFWNEGRSVRRDKDLNDGKNVVVETTLQDFGNRTAATERFQNKLIHITGPLTANTTLTDPVFGVSSLGAAGASTPEGAALKLRRSVDMLQWSEQSTTNSNSDGKGSQRTTYSYSSVWSNTLIDSSRFQRRQTPENPKSFPFESWQASADPILLGNRIPLSSAVANRVNWYTNPTTGVDFLPSIASLPIDSTKRQRLEVLNDQHFGKKGYFYHNLNLVSSSNPEIGDCRIAFEIVQPDTVSIVAFYATPGQTLNPYSTDRGGTILFLKRGTFSAAEMFAEAEAENKQLTWLIRVLGFVGMFVSVLLILQPVANFIEILPCGVGDFMAGTMKCCVFPTVAFIITFPLSLLIISLAWVVYRPAIAIPVAVAAFGFLVYGCRQSRRKRNKLQAQQEQQTSSTHIDNYDLHLSQGQQATSVHIGIEPATKAEPDVILYEPYKPDWSK